A window from Exiguobacterium marinum DSM 16307 encodes these proteins:
- the gap gene encoding type I glyceraldehyde-3-phosphate dehydrogenase: MAVKVGINGFGRIGRLAFREIIKNEGIEVVAINDLTDTKMLAHLLKYDTTQGRFDGEVEVHDDHFLVNGEKVITLANRNPEELPWGDLGVDIVLECTGFFTSKEKAELHLKAGAKKVVISAPATGDMKTVVYNTNHEILDGSETVISGASCTTNCLAPMAKVLQDQFGIVEGLMTTIHAYTGDQNTLDAPHPKGDFRRARAAAANIVPNTTGAAKAIGLVIPELQGKLDGAAQRVPVATGSLTELVTVLDKQVSVDEVNAAMKAAANESFGYTEDQIVSSDVVGIAYGSLFDATQTKVMTVGDKQLVKTVSWYDNEMSYTAQLVRTVKHFANIAK, from the coding sequence ATGGCAGTAAAAGTTGGTATTAACGGATTTGGACGTATCGGTCGTTTGGCATTCCGCGAGATCATCAAAAACGAAGGAATCGAAGTTGTTGCAATCAACGACTTGACAGACACGAAGATGCTTGCACACCTTCTCAAATATGACACGACTCAAGGTCGTTTCGATGGAGAAGTTGAAGTACACGACGATCACTTCCTCGTAAACGGAGAGAAAGTTATCACGCTCGCTAACCGTAACCCTGAAGAACTTCCATGGGGAGACCTCGGTGTAGACATCGTTCTCGAATGTACTGGATTCTTCACTTCAAAAGAAAAAGCTGAGCTTCACTTGAAAGCTGGCGCGAAGAAAGTTGTTATCTCGGCTCCTGCTACAGGTGACATGAAAACTGTTGTTTACAACACAAACCACGAAATTCTTGATGGTTCTGAAACAGTCATCTCAGGTGCTTCTTGTACAACAAACTGCTTGGCACCAATGGCTAAAGTTCTTCAAGATCAGTTCGGAATCGTTGAAGGTCTCATGACGACGATTCACGCTTACACTGGTGACCAAAACACGCTTGACGCTCCACACCCTAAAGGTGACTTCCGTCGTGCACGTGCAGCTGCAGCGAACATCGTTCCTAACACAACAGGTGCTGCTAAAGCAATCGGTCTTGTAATTCCTGAACTTCAAGGAAAACTTGACGGTGCTGCACAACGTGTACCAGTTGCTACAGGTTCACTCACTGAACTCGTAACTGTACTCGACAAGCAAGTATCTGTTGACGAAGTAAACGCAGCAATGAAAGCAGCAGCGAACGAGTCATTCGGTTACACTGAAGACCAAATCGTTTCTTCTGACGTCGTTGGTATCGCATACGGTTCACTCTTCGATGCGACTCAAACTAAAGTGATGACAGTTGGCGACAAGCAACTCGTTAAGACGGTTTCTTGGTACGACAACGAAATGTCTTACACTGCACAATTGGTTCGCACAGTTAAGCACTTCGCTAACATCGCGAAGTAA
- a CDS encoding sugar-binding transcriptional regulator → MQQLIHVQKQIVPDLLDTLRHRYDILHYVRLMQPIGRRTLATSLGLTERVLRREVDFLKDQGLLYVATQGISLSETGRNVLRDLHEIMGELLGISEVARELEEKLGVRQVVIVPGDSDETFWVQRDIGRAAVTQLKARLAPDDNVIAVTGGTTMASVAAMMSPDKKERPMHFVPARGGLGETLELQANTVCSRMADRAHADYHLLHIPDEVSQETFDRMVEEPSIKNVLEMIRAAQIVVHGIGEAETMAKRRHASPEHLRMIERHDAVAEAFGYYFNAEGEIVHRVKTVGIQLEELDDMDTVIAVAGGKSKAQAIAAYAKHTSNIILVTDEGAAKELLTCY, encoded by the coding sequence ATCCAGCAACTGATTCACGTTCAGAAGCAAATTGTCCCTGACCTGCTCGATACGCTCCGACATCGTTACGATATCTTACATTACGTCCGCTTGATGCAGCCAATCGGCCGCAGGACACTCGCAACGAGTTTGGGATTGACCGAACGAGTACTCAGGCGAGAGGTTGACTTTTTGAAAGATCAAGGTCTCCTTTACGTCGCTACTCAAGGAATTTCCCTCAGTGAGACGGGACGAAACGTCTTGCGAGACTTGCATGAGATTATGGGAGAGCTTCTTGGAATCTCAGAAGTGGCAAGAGAGCTTGAAGAGAAGTTAGGGGTTCGCCAAGTCGTCATCGTGCCGGGTGATTCGGATGAAACATTCTGGGTCCAACGCGATATCGGACGGGCAGCGGTCACGCAATTAAAAGCGCGGCTCGCGCCGGATGATAACGTGATCGCGGTAACAGGTGGAACGACGATGGCATCGGTTGCGGCCATGATGTCGCCCGATAAAAAAGAACGCCCGATGCACTTTGTGCCGGCACGTGGAGGTCTGGGAGAAACGCTTGAACTTCAAGCAAACACCGTCTGTTCACGCATGGCGGACCGGGCCCACGCAGACTATCATCTTCTACATATTCCGGATGAAGTATCACAAGAAACGTTCGACCGGATGGTGGAGGAACCTAGCATAAAAAATGTGCTGGAAATGATTAGAGCGGCGCAAATAGTGGTACATGGAATTGGTGAGGCAGAAACGATGGCAAAACGTCGTCACGCATCGCCGGAGCATTTGCGGATGATTGAACGGCATGATGCCGTCGCCGAGGCATTCGGATATTATTTCAATGCTGAAGGTGAAATCGTCCATCGCGTCAAGACGGTTGGGATTCAACTCGAAGAGCTGGATGACATGGATACCGTCATTGCGGTTGCTGGAGGAAAGTCGAAGGCGCAGGCGATCGCCGCTTATGCGAAACACACGTCGAACATCATCCTCGTCACAGACGAAGGTGCGGCGAAAGAATTATTAACTTGTTATTAA
- a CDS encoding glutaredoxin family protein yields the protein MKLTLYKRENCSLCDEAVVMLEWLQEDYPIEIEQIDITGDEVLEEKYLFEIPVLIHEGEVISQGRYDDNKVEDFVKYTLTLKKNV from the coding sequence ATGAAATTGACATTATATAAACGTGAGAATTGCTCGCTTTGTGACGAGGCGGTCGTCATGCTCGAATGGCTTCAAGAAGACTATCCAATTGAAATCGAACAAATTGATATCACAGGGGACGAGGTACTCGAAGAAAAGTATCTCTTCGAAATCCCCGTTCTTATACATGAAGGAGAGGTCATCAGTCAAGGGCGATATGATGACAACAAAGTTGAAGATTTTGTTAAGTATACGCTTACATTGAAAAAAAACGTTTGA